The Chiloscyllium plagiosum isolate BGI_BamShark_2017 chromosome 40, ASM401019v2, whole genome shotgun sequence genome has a segment encoding these proteins:
- the fan1 gene encoding fanconi-associated nuclease 1 isoform X1, whose translation MLSPVPKRPCSRLSLRARGGLNPPAPAPAPAPIPTAPETRTGACGADRRSGRLPCRLSRRHRRAAPAPAPDPGEGAAPAPDPAPAPGEGAATAPAPDPAPDPGEGAGPGKGRPPVPYYLSNFLLVMEAVLGSEDKELFNEDDNYWLGTFQKLSVTGQKLYVRLFQRKLNWLKVTKLNYPDIGMDLTPTIEELSLAGLLLTESDLCNVSEALNLLSAPELKLMARSFHLRSQGQRAEILESLLHLAKQQSIFSCSQKPSSPGLAILNRVKKMVGNCVKIAAPARAVFSRLLLLFNLTDCTDEEEASCAGQNQLSTVLMVNMGHVTFPSYTVLREKKIFQHRDDLLRYNEAVHSLAEVITAMTSGFWSDALQICKTAKEKWSQLENNSDIRFHQQLPVYLRRFTAGWVYTRIKTYGVEILQRLHMYEEAVEELQNLLEQSIYCPSSRGYWWNRLSLNLHQHLKQTDQAIHCLRKGLDDVSVHMGHRLALYQRAVRIRDSPSYKKWHHLLQNLPVVRVQDVPHVTIKGRLCPGMGNALFLMENTSEGPSLGQGESCSTIICSVEEVSLAYYRQQGFDQGIHGEGTTFLTLFGLLFWDIIFQSGIPDVFRNPYQACPLDLYTDCFYQQRRECIESRVNFLKNASKETLCTLIADVWNGHRDINATLVNWEIFSSLQQTQSLVSCLGGPFLSGICRILAKDLRNGSAGLPDLVIWNSHSCQYKLAEVKGPSDQLSHKQMVWLDQLQRLEADVEVCHVNAVGARSHQLS comes from the exons ATGTTGTCCCCGGTCCCGAAGAGGCCGTGCTCCCGCCTTTCTCTCCGAGCTCGGGGCGGCCTCAACCCCCCGGCCCCGGCCCCGGCCCCGGCCCCGATCCCGACAGCGCCAGAAACACGGACTGGTGCCTGCGGCGCTGACCGCAGAAGCGGCCGCCTTCCATGCAGACTCTCGAGGCGGCATCGGAGAGCGGCCCCGGCCCCGGCCCCTGACCCCGGGGAGGGAGCGGCCCCGGCCCCTGACCCTGCCCCCGCCCCCGGGGAGGGAGCGGCCACGGCCCCGGCCCCTGACCCTGCCCCCGACCCCGGGGAGGGAGCGGGTCCGGGGAAGGGCAGGCCTCCGGTCCCTTACTACCTGAGCAATTTCCTGCTGGTGATGGAAGCGGTTCTGGGGAGTGAAGATAAAGAGCTTTTCAATGAAGACGATAATTACTGGCTGGGAACATTCCAGAAACTCTCAG TTACTGGCCAAAAGCTCTATGTGCGACTCTTTCAACGGAAGCTGAATTGGTTGAAAGTGACTAAACTGAATTATCCTGATATTGGTATGGATCTGACCCCCACCATTGAGGAACTGAGCCTTGCAGGCTTGTTACTGACAG AGTCAGATTTATGCAATGTCTCAGAGGCCCTGAACCTGCTATCTGCTCCTGAACTCAAACTAATGGCGAGAAGCTTCCACCTGCGATCCCAGGGTCAGAGGGCAGAAATATTGGAGTCTCTGCTACATTTGGCCAAGCAACAATCAATCTTCAGCTGCAGTCAGAAGCCATCAAGTCCTGGCCTCGCCATTCTCAACAG GGTGAAGAAGATGGTCGGAAATTGTGTGAAAATTGCTGCTCCAGCCCGTGCTGTGTTCTCACGGCTATTACTACTTTTCAATCTGACGGACTGCACAGATGAAGAGGAAGCTTCCTGTGCTGGCCAGAATCAGCTGTCCACTGTGCTCATGGTCAACATGGGTCATGTCACCTTCCCTAGTTacactgtgctgagggagaagaAAATATTCCAGCACAGAGATGACCTGCTCAG ATATAATGAAGCCGTGCATTCTCTGGCCGAGGTAATCACCGCGATGACCAGTGGGTTTTGGAGTGATGCTCTCCAGATTTGTAAAACCGCCAAGGAGAAATGGAGCCAGCTGGAGAACAACAGTGACATCAG GTTTCACCAGCAGCTCCCAGTGTATCTGCGACGTTTCACTGCAGGCTGGGTCTACACACGGATCAAAACCTATGGGGTTGAAATTTTACAACGACTGCACATGTATGAG GAAGCAGTGGAGGAACTGCAAAATCTTTTGGAACAAAGCATCTATTGTCCAAGCAGCCGTGGCTACTGGTGGAATCGACTGAGTCTGAATCTCCATCAGCATCTGAAGCAGACTGATCAA GCAATCCACTGTTTGCGGAAAGGATTGGATGATGTCTCAGTTCACATGGGCCATCGGCTGGCTTTATATCAGCGTGCAGTACGGATTCGTGACTCCCCAAGCTACAAGAAATGGCATCACCTTCTTCAGAATCTGCCAGTAGTGAGAGTACAGGATGTGCCACAT GTGACGATAAAGGGCAGGTTAtgcccagggatgggcaatgCTTTATTCCTAATGGAGAACACCAGTGAAGGACCAAGTTTGGGCCAAGGGGAGTCTTGCAGTACCATTATCTGTTCAGTGGAGGAGGTTTCTCTGGCCTACTATCGGCAGCAAGGTTTTGATCAGG GAATACATGGTGAAGGAACCACATTCTTAACACTCTTTGGACTTCTCTTCTGGGACATTATCTTTCAGTCTGGAATCCCAGATGTTTTCCGAAATCCCTATCAG GCATGTCCTCTGGATCTCTACACTGATTGTTTTTATCAGCAACGGAGGGAATGCATTGAGTCACGGGTAAATTTTCTGAAAAATGCATCCAAAGAGACCCTCTGCACACTCATCGCTGATGTATGGAATGGTCACAGAGACATAAATGCCACATTAGTTAACTGGGAAATCTTCAGCTCGCTTCAGCAGACTCAG AGCCTGGTGAGCTGTCTGGGTGGTCCATTCCTAAGTGGTATTTGTAGGATTCTGGCCAAAGATTTGAGGAATGGCAGTGCGGGTCTCCCTGATCTTGTCATATGGAACAGCCACAGCTGCCAGTACAAG CTTGCAGAAGTGAAAGGTCCAAGTGACCAACTCTCTCACAAACAGATGGTGTGGCTGGACCAGCTGCAACGACTTGAGGCTGACGTCGAAGTTTGCCATGTCAATGCAGTCGGTGCAAGGAGCCACCAGCTCAGTTAA
- the fan1 gene encoding fanconi-associated nuclease 1 isoform X2 has translation MLSPVPKRPCSRLSLRARGGLNPPAPAPAPAPIPTAPETRTGACGADRRSGRLPCRLSRRHRRAAPAPAPDPGEGAAPAPDPAPAPGEGAATAPAPDPAPDPGEGAGPGKGRPPVPYYLSNFLLVMEAVLGSEDKELFNEDDNYWLGTFQKLSVTGQKLYVRLFQRKLNWLKVTKLNYPDIGMDLTPTIEELSLAGLLLTESDLCNVSEALNLLSAPELKLMARSFHLRSQGQRAEILESLLHLAKQQSIFSCSQKPSSPGLAILNRVKKMVGNCVKIAAPARAVFSRLLLLFNLTDCTDEEEASCAGQNQLSTVLMVNMGHVTFPSYTVLREKKIFQHRDDLLRYNEAVHSLAEVITAMTSGFWSDALQICKTAKEKWSQLENNSDIRFHQQLPVYLRRFTAGWVYTRIKTYGVEILQRLHMYEEAVEELQNLLEQSIYCPSSRGYWWNRLSLNLHQHLKQTDQAIHCLRKGLDDVSVHMGHRLALYQRAVRIRDSPSYKKWHHLLQNLPVVRVQDVPHVTIKGRLCPGMGNALFLMENTSEGPSLGQGESCSTIICSVEEVSLAYYRQQGFDQGIHGEGTTFLTLFGLLFWDIIFQSGIPDVFRNPYQACPLDLYTDCFYQQRRECIESRVNFLKNASKETLCTLIADVWNGHRDINATLVNWEIFSSLQQTQSLVSCLGGPFLSGICRILAKDLRNGSAGLPDLVIWNSHSCQYKIFIPDLPSTSP, from the exons ATGTTGTCCCCGGTCCCGAAGAGGCCGTGCTCCCGCCTTTCTCTCCGAGCTCGGGGCGGCCTCAACCCCCCGGCCCCGGCCCCGGCCCCGGCCCCGATCCCGACAGCGCCAGAAACACGGACTGGTGCCTGCGGCGCTGACCGCAGAAGCGGCCGCCTTCCATGCAGACTCTCGAGGCGGCATCGGAGAGCGGCCCCGGCCCCGGCCCCTGACCCCGGGGAGGGAGCGGCCCCGGCCCCTGACCCTGCCCCCGCCCCCGGGGAGGGAGCGGCCACGGCCCCGGCCCCTGACCCTGCCCCCGACCCCGGGGAGGGAGCGGGTCCGGGGAAGGGCAGGCCTCCGGTCCCTTACTACCTGAGCAATTTCCTGCTGGTGATGGAAGCGGTTCTGGGGAGTGAAGATAAAGAGCTTTTCAATGAAGACGATAATTACTGGCTGGGAACATTCCAGAAACTCTCAG TTACTGGCCAAAAGCTCTATGTGCGACTCTTTCAACGGAAGCTGAATTGGTTGAAAGTGACTAAACTGAATTATCCTGATATTGGTATGGATCTGACCCCCACCATTGAGGAACTGAGCCTTGCAGGCTTGTTACTGACAG AGTCAGATTTATGCAATGTCTCAGAGGCCCTGAACCTGCTATCTGCTCCTGAACTCAAACTAATGGCGAGAAGCTTCCACCTGCGATCCCAGGGTCAGAGGGCAGAAATATTGGAGTCTCTGCTACATTTGGCCAAGCAACAATCAATCTTCAGCTGCAGTCAGAAGCCATCAAGTCCTGGCCTCGCCATTCTCAACAG GGTGAAGAAGATGGTCGGAAATTGTGTGAAAATTGCTGCTCCAGCCCGTGCTGTGTTCTCACGGCTATTACTACTTTTCAATCTGACGGACTGCACAGATGAAGAGGAAGCTTCCTGTGCTGGCCAGAATCAGCTGTCCACTGTGCTCATGGTCAACATGGGTCATGTCACCTTCCCTAGTTacactgtgctgagggagaagaAAATATTCCAGCACAGAGATGACCTGCTCAG ATATAATGAAGCCGTGCATTCTCTGGCCGAGGTAATCACCGCGATGACCAGTGGGTTTTGGAGTGATGCTCTCCAGATTTGTAAAACCGCCAAGGAGAAATGGAGCCAGCTGGAGAACAACAGTGACATCAG GTTTCACCAGCAGCTCCCAGTGTATCTGCGACGTTTCACTGCAGGCTGGGTCTACACACGGATCAAAACCTATGGGGTTGAAATTTTACAACGACTGCACATGTATGAG GAAGCAGTGGAGGAACTGCAAAATCTTTTGGAACAAAGCATCTATTGTCCAAGCAGCCGTGGCTACTGGTGGAATCGACTGAGTCTGAATCTCCATCAGCATCTGAAGCAGACTGATCAA GCAATCCACTGTTTGCGGAAAGGATTGGATGATGTCTCAGTTCACATGGGCCATCGGCTGGCTTTATATCAGCGTGCAGTACGGATTCGTGACTCCCCAAGCTACAAGAAATGGCATCACCTTCTTCAGAATCTGCCAGTAGTGAGAGTACAGGATGTGCCACAT GTGACGATAAAGGGCAGGTTAtgcccagggatgggcaatgCTTTATTCCTAATGGAGAACACCAGTGAAGGACCAAGTTTGGGCCAAGGGGAGTCTTGCAGTACCATTATCTGTTCAGTGGAGGAGGTTTCTCTGGCCTACTATCGGCAGCAAGGTTTTGATCAGG GAATACATGGTGAAGGAACCACATTCTTAACACTCTTTGGACTTCTCTTCTGGGACATTATCTTTCAGTCTGGAATCCCAGATGTTTTCCGAAATCCCTATCAG GCATGTCCTCTGGATCTCTACACTGATTGTTTTTATCAGCAACGGAGGGAATGCATTGAGTCACGGGTAAATTTTCTGAAAAATGCATCCAAAGAGACCCTCTGCACACTCATCGCTGATGTATGGAATGGTCACAGAGACATAAATGCCACATTAGTTAACTGGGAAATCTTCAGCTCGCTTCAGCAGACTCAG AGCCTGGTGAGCTGTCTGGGTGGTCCATTCCTAAGTGGTATTTGTAGGATTCTGGCCAAAGATTTGAGGAATGGCAGTGCGGGTCTCCCTGATCTTGTCATATGGAACAGCCACAGCTGCCAGTACAAG atcttcattcCAGATCTTCCCTCCACCTCTCCCTAG